TGCTGGGCGTCGCCGAAGGTGTAGATCGCGGAGCGGTACGTGGTCCCGACGTCGTTGCCCTGTCGCATGCCCTGGGTCGGGTCGTGCGCCTCCCAGAAGATCTTGAGCAGGTCGGCGTAGGACACGACCTTGGGGTGGAACACGACAAGGACGACCTCGGCGTGGCCGGTCAGACCGGTGCAGGTCTCCTGATAGGTCGGATTGGGCGTGTAGCCCCCGGCATAGCCGACCGCCGTGACCCACACCCCTTCGGTCTCCCAGAACAGGCGCTCGGCGCCCCAGAAGCAACCGAGCCCGAACATCGCGGTCTCCAGTCCCTCGGGATAGGGGCCTTTCAGGGGGCGCTTCGAGACGTAGTGCTTCGAAGCGGTCGGCATCGGCCGGTCGCGCCCGGGCAGCGCCTCTTCCGGCTTCGGCATGTTGTACTTCTTGTTCAGCATGTCACTGAGGAAGAACATTTTCCACGTCTCCTTGTGCGCTCATTGTGCGCTCAGGCCGGCTATCCGGCCGCTCACCCTTCCAGCGCGAAATCGCCCGACCGCCGCACCGGCCTGTGGCCGATCGCGAAGAGGCCGAGCGACAGCAGTGCGAACACCGCGAATCCGGGCAGGGCAAGCAGCGACGTCGCGACCGGATCCCAGACCAGCGGATGCAGCCTGCTGCTGACGAAGGCCTGCGCGGCCTCCAGCGAGTCCGGCGACATCGCAGTCCAGCTGTCGACGAGCGGCGTCATGACCAGCTCCGACGCCGCAACTGTGCGGGTTGCGTCCAGCACGGCCATGATGACCGCGATCGCCAGCGCGATGGCGGCCAGGAAGCGGAAAAGGAATCGGATCATCCGTCGGCTTGCTTTCCGGTTGATGACCAAGAGATAGGACGGGCGGCGAAGCCGCGCAATGGAAGCGGTGCGCCGGACACACGAACGTCGCCGGGGAAGCCTCCGCGTCGCCGCGCCGGGCGACGCATCGCCCGCGGCGGCGGTCCGGCGCACGCTTCGCCGGGTTGCGACACCAGTTCTCATGAAACATTCGCCGAACGGCTTGGCAGCGGCCTCCGGATGGACTAGATGAGCCCCGCGTCGCTTTGTCAGCAAAGCTGACGCATGCGGAGAGGTGGCCGAGTGGTTGAAGGCGCACGCCTGGAACGCGTGTATACGGGAAACCGTATCAAGGGTTCGAATCCCTTTCTCTCCGCCAGCGCTTGATCGCCTCGAAAATACAACGACATCCATCGCTTACCCATCACGCCCCTGAAGGCGGCCCGCCGCGGCCCCTAATCAGGCTTCGCGTCCCGCGTCCGGATCGGGAACCCTTGGCCACCGACGACATCAGTCGGTCTCTAATGTTCCTGATCGAGAGCCCTTCAATCCGCGTCGGTAAGGCTTGCTTGCAGCAGATGCCGAATGGCGCTGAAATCGCAGGTGCTTCGATTGCCCGCGGCGTCGCTAAGATGTGAAAAGACCTTCGGTTTCAGCTTCACATTGAGGTCTTGGGCTTCGAGAAGAACCCGGTCAGAGCCAGAATGATCGAAGATGGCGTCAGCTTGACAGTATGCAATGCTCAGGTTAACAGCGCCGCCTTCTTGATGGGCTTGCAGTCCGGCCGTGTATTCTCTTTCCACTCAGGACATTCCGCCCCACCGGCGGCTCGCTTTTCTTCACGAGTTTGTCGACTCGCAGATCGGCGCCCTTCGATTCTTACCCCACGACAAGGTGGACTTCGATTTCCATGTCCGGTCTCAATCGCTTGGGAACGGAATGATCCTGGGCCAAACCTACTATAGCCCTGCTGCCGTGACCCGCGACCGCCGTGCGCTCATGGATGGTCGCTGCAATTACATTCTCTCCATCCACGACGCTGACTACGAGGTCGAGATGGACGGGAAAACGCATACGATCCCGTCAGGTCAAATCGTGATCCTGGACGAAAGCAATCCCTTTGCCTTCCGGCTTCCCGGCACATGGGGAACGGTGCTCTCGCTGGAGCGTCGCCAGATGGAGAGGCTGGCGCCGACCATAGCGGGGCGGTCGCTGCACATCATCCCCGCAGCCTCCTCCGACGCGGCGCTGCTGGCGGGCTACCTGGCGCTGCTCAACCGCCATCCGCCCACGACCAACGTCGATCCTATCGCCGATCACGTCCACCACCTCGTCGCGCGGCTTCTCACGATCGGGCAAATGCGGGAGCCTACGGGCCGGGCCGCAATCGGCGCAGCACGGCTGCGGCTGGTGAAGGCGGACATCGCGCGGCACCTTTTCGACCCCGGCCTGGATATCGGCGACGTGGCGCGGCGCCAGCAGGTCTCGCCCCGTTACATCCAGCAGCTTTTTGCCCGGGAAGGCACGACATTCTCCGACCACGTGCGCGGGGCGCGACTGGATGCGGCCCTGAAACGGCTCGCCGATCCGCGCCAGGTCGGGCAGCCGATCTCGCATATCGCCTTCGAGGCCGGCTTCGGCGACCTGTCGACCTTCAACCGCGCCTTCCGGAAGCGGTTCGGGCGCACCCCCCGGGATGTCCGGGCGGAGGTTCTTGCCATCGGTCGGTAGACCTCCGGGTTTCG
This portion of the Mesorhizobium shangrilense genome encodes:
- the msrA gene encoding peptide-methionine (S)-S-oxide reductase MsrA, whose product is MFFLSDMLNKKYNMPKPEEALPGRDRPMPTASKHYVSKRPLKGPYPEGLETAMFGLGCFWGAERLFWETEGVWVTAVGYAGGYTPNPTYQETCTGLTGHAEVVLVVFHPKVVSYADLLKIFWEAHDPTQGMRQGNDVGTTYRSAIYTFGDAQQEAALASRDAYEAALKEAGRGKITTEIAPAPEFYFAEEDHQQYLAKNPFGYCGLKGTGVACAVPAPAVV
- a CDS encoding helix-turn-helix transcriptional regulator, with protein sequence MYSLSTQDIPPHRRLAFLHEFVDSQIGALRFLPHDKVDFDFHVRSQSLGNGMILGQTYYSPAAVTRDRRALMDGRCNYILSIHDADYEVEMDGKTHTIPSGQIVILDESNPFAFRLPGTWGTVLSLERRQMERLAPTIAGRSLHIIPAASSDAALLAGYLALLNRHPPTTNVDPIADHVHHLVARLLTIGQMREPTGRAAIGAARLRLVKADIARHLFDPGLDIGDVARRQQVSPRYIQQLFAREGTTFSDHVRGARLDAALKRLADPRQVGQPISHIAFEAGFGDLSTFNRAFRKRFGRTPRDVRAEVLAIGR